One window of the Trifolium pratense cultivar HEN17-A07 linkage group LG2, ARS_RC_1.1, whole genome shotgun sequence genome contains the following:
- the LOC123910308 gene encoding proteasome subunit beta type-2-B: protein MECVFGLVGNGFAIVVADTSAVHSILVHKSNEDKIMFLDSHKLIAASGEPGDRVQFTEYIQKNVALYQFRNGIPLTTAAAANFTRGELATALRKNPYSVNILLAGYDKETGPSLYYIDYIATLHKLEKGAFGYGSYFSLSMMDRHFHSGMSVEEAIDLVDKCILEIRSRLVVAPPNFVIKIVDKDGAREYAWRESVKDTPASA, encoded by the exons aTGGAGTGCGTTTTCGGATTAGTCGGTAATGGTTTTGCTATCGTTGTCGCTGATACATCTGCTGTTCATAGCATCCTCGTACACAAGTCCAATGAAGACAAGATCATGTTCCTCGATTCACACAAACTCATCGCTGCTAGTGGTGAACCCGGTGACAG GGTTCAATTTACTGAATACATTCAAAAGAACGTTGCTTTGTATCAATTCCGTAATGGGATCCCTCTAACCACCGCTGCCGCTGCTAATTTTACTCGCGGCGAGCTCGCCACTGCTCTTCGCAAG AACCCATACTCTGTGAACATCCTTCTTGCTGGTTATGACAAAGAGACAGGCCCATCACTATATTACATTGATTACATTGCAACACTTCACAAGCTTGAAAAAGGAGCTTTTGGATATGGTTCTTATTTTTCTCTATCAATGATGGACAGACACTTCCATAGTGGAATGTCCGTGGAAGAAGCAATTGATCTCGTTGATAAATGCATTTTGGAAATCAGATCAAGGTTGGTTGTGGCACCACCAAATTTTGTTATCAAAATTGTTGACAAGGATGGTGCAAGAGAGTACGCATGGCGTGAATCAGTCAAGGACACTCCTGCTTCAGCTTGA
- the LOC123911016 gene encoding 40S ribosomal protein S7-1-like, with translation MFTSRKKISKDKGAEPTEFEESVGQALFDLENTNNELKSELKDLYINSAVQIDVSANRKAVLIQVPYRLRKGFRKIHVRLVRELEKKFSGKDVIVIATRRIVRPPKKGSAAQRPRSRTLTAVHEAILEDLVLPAEIVGKRTRYRVDGSKIMKVFLDPKERNNTEYKLETFTAVYRKLSGKDVVFEYPITEA, from the exons ATGTTCACATCAAGGAAGAAAATCAGCAAAGATAAGGGTGCTGAACCAACTGAATTCGAGGAATCCGTTGGACAG GCTTTGTTTGATCTAGAAAATACCAACAATGAGCTGAAAAGTGAGCTCAAAGATTTATACATAAATTCAGCAGT GCAAATCGATGTTTCTGCCAACCGTAAGGCTGTGCTTATCCAAGTCCCATACAGATTGAGGAAGGGTTTCCGCAAAATTCATGTTAGGCTTGTTAGGGAGCTCGAGAAGAAATTTAGCGGAAAG GACGTAATCGTGATTGCCACCAGGAGGATTGTTAGGCCACCAAAGAAAGGTTCTGCTGCTCAGCGCCCCCGCAGCCGTACACTTACTGCTGTGCATGAAGCAATTCTTGAGGATCTCGTGTTACCTGCTGAGATTGTTGGGAAGCGTACTCGTTACAGAGTTGATGGATCAAAGATCATGAAG GTGTTTTTGGACCCAAAGGAGCGTAACAATACCGAATACAAGTTGGAGACGTTTACTGCAGTTTACAGGAAACTATCTGGAaaagatgttgtgtttgagtatccaattacTGAGGCTTAG
- the LOC123904736 gene encoding ATP-dependent DNA helicase PIF1-like, whose protein sequence is MIPSEEKQYFGCDTPCKSDEDYEVQSDWFTSEFLNDITCSGIPNHRLTLKVGVPVMLLRNIDQANGLCNGTKLQVRDSGKNIIKASIIDGKHAREMVFLPRMDLVPTDSGLPFKFSRRQFLICLFFAMTINKSQGQSMSKVGLYLPRRVFTHGQLYVAISKVTTKRGLKVLILDEDGKPSSTTLNVVYPEIFECL, encoded by the coding sequence ATGATCCCTTCTGAAGAAAAACAATATTTCGGTTGTGATACACCTTGCAAGTCTGATGAGGATTATGAAGTTCAAAGCGATTGGTTTACATCTGAGTTTTTAAATGATATTACATGTTCCGGGATACCCAATCATCGCTTAACTTTGAAAGTTGGCGTGCCTGTTATGTTGTTGCGCAATATTGATCAAGCTAACGGACTTTGCAATGGTACAAAACTGCAAGTTAGGGACTCGGGGAAAAACATTATAAAAGCTTCAATTATAGATGGAAAACATGCTCGTGAAATGGTATTTCTTCCAAGGATGGACTTAGTACCAACTGATTCTGGGCTTCCTTTCAAGTTTTCTCGCCGTCAATTTCTTATATGCTTATTTTTTGCTATGACAATTAATAAAAGCCAAGGACAATCAATGTCCAAGGTTGGATTGTACTTACCTCGGCGAGTCTTTACACATGGTCAACTTTATGTAGCTATTTCAAAAGTGACAACCAAAAGAGGCTTAAAGGTCCTTATATTAGACGAAGATGGGAAGCCTTCCAGCACCACTCTAAATGTGGTATATCCTGAGATCTTTGAATGTTTGTAG